In Clostridium sp. SY8519, one genomic interval encodes:
- a CDS encoding DUF4258 domain-containing protein, whose product MYTINDFRVLNNPENIILTQHSRRRFAERNISIDDICSTINSGEIIEQYSDDHPFPSCLIMGMSNDRIIHICASIDDEMIYLITAYIPNPEKWESDWKTRRN is encoded by the coding sequence ATGTATACGATTAACGATTTTCGAGTTTTAAACAATCCTGAGAATATAATTTTGACTCAGCATAGTAGAAGACGTTTTGCCGAAAGAAATATAAGTATTGATGATATCTGCAGCACAATAAATTCGGGAGAAATAATCGAACAGTATTCTGATGATCATCCGTTTCCGAGTTGTTTGATAATGGGTATGTCTAATGATAGGATTATTCACATATGTGCAAGCATTGATGATGAAATGATATATCTGATTACAGCTTATATACCGAATCCTGAAAAATGGGAATCAGACTGGAAAACGAGAAGGAATTAG
- a CDS encoding CocE/NonD family hydrolase: MKLVDVCPDGNCYNLLTGGRRGRYLKNGRNIPMPLTPGEINEYQIELHATSCTFKKGHRIRVEVCSSDAMNFDINPNVFIDLNKAKLEDYVTAAQTIYHDAEHPSFIEQPIIPADRKRKWIEVKDFPFRSSISGFDYVLTAAGAVSVSAPVEKDRADLSCTTPQKPSEHAEVKTGENAIKF, from the coding sequence ATGAAGCTCGTGGATGTATGTCCAGATGGAAACTGCTACAACCTTTTAACCGGAGGCCGACGTGGTAGATATCTTAAGAATGGCAGGAATATTCCTATGCCACTGACTCCTGGTGAGATCAATGAGTATCAGATTGAATTGCATGCAACAAGCTGCACGTTCAAAAAGGGTCATCGGATCCGGGTAGAGGTTTGCAGTTCTGATGCGATGAACTTCGACATTAATCCAAATGTATTTATCGATTTAAACAAAGCAAAGCTGGAGGATTATGTGACAGCGGCACAGACAATTTACCATGACGCAGAACATCCGTCCTTTATCGAACAGCCGATCATTCCGGCCGATAGGAAACGGAAGTGGATTGAAGTAAAAGATTTCCCGTTCCGTTCATCGATTTCCGGTTTTGATTATGTGCTCACAGCTGCCGGTGCGGTGAGTGTCAGCGCTCCGGTTGAAAAGGATCGTGCAGATCTGTCGTGTACAACACCTCAGAAACCGAGCGAGCATGCAGAAGTTAAGACTGGAGAGAATGCAATTAAATTCTAG
- a CDS encoding YgiT-type zinc finger protein — protein MKCMKCGKDAYKDTTTEAIELGFGVLVIRNIPCYKCDECDDIFYTGDVVKKIEQLTESVKKLMQELTVIDYAKVA, from the coding sequence ATGAAATGTATGAAGTGCGGAAAAGATGCATATAAAGATACGACAACTGAAGCAATTGAATTAGGTTTTGGAGTTTTGGTTATCAGAAATATTCCGTGTTATAAATGTGATGAATGTGATGATATTTTCTATACAGGAGATGTGGTAAAGAAAATTGAACAGTTGACAGAATCAGTAAAAAAACTCATGCAGGAATTAACTGTTATTGATTATGCAAAGGTAGCATAG